CAAgcggtcggttatgccggtttgcctgccgcctgcaGCGAttagtcagcgatttgcctggagattatgagctatgcttttggACAGGAGGTCGGCACCAAACCGCGAGGGGCGAATgccgtccctcttcaaaagcccaggcctaccctAGAACGTCCGCCAGTTATCTATATAATCCATACCATTTATCaggcaccattccgacagccaaCGATGTAGCGATGATAATCTGCCGTACATTTCAtcgccacgtctagcagggatggggcaaCGTCCCTCtcacactacaatcttctccgtcagcctagcgactaactgacactacTTACATGTAAAcgtaccgctaatgactggagaagaataaatACATTGCACTCGGAACACGGAACAGGatacatggcgttgtacttacgtgaAACGGGAAAACTGTGGCTCTAAAGCTGAAGCACCTTTTTGATTGAATGGAGATCGTGGGTCGGTGCTTGCgaaggtgattaatccgtcagGGTTTGGAAATGATCGGAAGACTATTAAGCTTGCGAGGTTTTTCCGATGACTTAAttctaattattatttaggtgatatctatagttttaaagttCGCGCTAGCAACCAGTTGTGAATGAGGAGCCAGCTTCAGCCTCGTCAGTTACACTTCAGCGAAATCTGAACAAGCTTTCTATTGCCCAAATAAGCAAGTACTGTAATTGTGGAAAAAGGCAAAAACTTTCCGTGAGTGACAATACTTAGTAACAACTTTACAGAAAGGAATAAGTACAAAGTTGTGTCCCTAATGAGGCTGCAGACGCTACTATTGCCGTGATTCAGTTAATATGGTACACATTTTGATGGAGAACTTCTGTAAATACATTGGAGCTTCGGCTTTACACGCTACGGTACTGAAATGCAACCCAGCTTCGTATATGTAGAACGTGTGGATTTTAATTAAGTACAAACCATGCTCGGCAAATGTGACAAGCCACGCCCCACAGCGCGTTTTGGGGAAAACAGTGACGCGCACGCAGCTAcccgcagtgcatgatgggtacgaACGCCAGCCGCGATTTCCCGATTAGTTCCGAAACTATGGAGGCACTGATTACCTGGATGTTAAATATGGGATATCGACGTTAGGATATCACCTTTATGATTTACAGATACcaacaattatttttttcacaTAATGCCGTTAATCTGTTGCCTGGGCGTTTTGGATATTATTTCATTAGCTATTGCAAGCTATATATCTTAAGTGTTTATCAAAGTTTAAACGCAGCCCTGTAGGTACGTGGCTAGCAGTTTATCTTACAAACTAATATTTGGTTATTATAGATTTAATATTTTACAATTTTATGTTtgtatgtaatataaacatcgTGGTGTTCTTTTCCATTcagttttgcatgtggtgttctGTGATAGCTTACCGGCagatgtatatatttatttcttGTTTGATGCCCAGCATATAAAAGCATGTGCTAAGTCATAATCACTTATTCTTTAAATTATTCAGGTGCAACGTCATACGTCATGAGAATAAACGAGAACACCTTGTTGGAAGGGAAACAAGTCGTTTTAGTGCCGTACAATGCAGACCATGTACCCAGGTATGGTACTGCACATTCCATACATAAattaataagaacataagaacctTATGTATGCTACCTTACCCCTTTAGGGTGTTTAAATCCTGTTTTCACTCTGCATGTGTTTGCACATTTGCACCTTGTCATACAGGTTTCCTCcctagtccaaagacatgtctaattacagtctctaaattgcccatattgTATGTGATTGCCCTGCAATATATTGTGCCTATGGTCTAGTCCAGCCTTGTGCCTTATGCTGCCACTCCTCGTGATTCggtccaggataagcagttgatTGAGTTGGTGGTTTTTACATTATGTATCTGTAAATATGTAGACTGTGCATTCTTCACCAGGTATCACCAGTGGATGTGCTCTTCAGAGCTGCAGAAGCTAACTGCCTCGGAGCCGCTCACTCTAGAACAGGAGTATGACATGCAGAGGAGCTGGAGAGAGGATGACGACAGTGCGTGTACCATGCATGGACATTTCTAGTGCAGTGAACATAATTCTTTGAAACATAAAGTCATTTAGAACAGAGCTAAACCCTTCTGCCGTGCATTTGAGGGAGTTGGAAATATAGGGAGCTCGGTAAATGGGTAAAAATTGTCATCCATGCAAGAAAATGATAGAAAATAGAAAACAAATGTATGACAGTGAATACCATTGGCAGGATTcataatatattattttgtcCTTCCCTCAAGAGTGCACCTTCATTATCCTTGACAAGCAGCGATGGGCAGACCCTTCATTCCAGGAGCAGGAATGCATGGTGGGAGACGTCAACATCTTTCTCATTGACCCCAATGAGGCATCTGTGGCCGAGCTGGAGATCATGATTGCAGGTGGTGGTGTATGAGAGCTTGTCCCTTATGCAATAATGGTTTTAGCCTGTAAATGAGGAGTTCTGTGTTGCGTCGTTTGACTTCTTTTATTTGTCCCCGTTAGAACCAAACTATAGAGGAAAGGGCCTTGGAAAGGAGGTGACCCATATGATGATGTGTTATGGTACGATGTCCGGATGCTGTTTTTCAAATTGTACTGATAGTTTATTTCTTCCCTAAAACTAATCAATTTGCCTTGGCAgtaatttcagattttttttgtcgTTTATAGGGGTCACCAAACTTGGAATCCGCAAATTCGAAGTCAAGATTGGCCTGGACAACAAAGTCAGCATTGCCATGTTTAAAAAGTTCAATTTTCATGAGGTATCGTAAGGCTTTTTGTGTTCACAGTTTTCTTTAACTTACACAAGTAATGTACAGCGTTATCCTGTAGATGTAACTTGGGCTGGTCAAATTGAAACACTGAACTCCCCTTTTATGGGAAACTCAAATGCATGACTATGCTATCATTCTGTTACGCTGCTGTGAAGTCATGAAATGTAGATGGCATCACACCCCACCTTATGCCTGCAGATATCCGTGAGCGAGGTCTTCCAAGAGGTAACACTGGAGCTGGCAGTGGACGAGGCCTTGAAAGATCGGCTAATGGAGGACATGAGCTTCCTGCAGGAGAGGGAGTACCACAAAGCTCAGGAGAGCAGGCACATTGCTAGCCAGCCAGTGACTTAGCAAACACCTGTCAGGCACAGAGTCATGTTGGAGCCAGTTAGTCTTTACTTACTTCTGAGCAGGTCTGACTGAGAAAGTTATGTACCCTTAAGCTGATTTTGCCATTtgagaatttaattttttttttaccttttatcAACAAACATATATAATACTCAAATCAGAAGCAAGAAATGATGAAATGTTATTTTGTTTAGAAACTTTGTGGCAGTCTGAAAAAAACAGCTCTGTGTCCCAGGATCATATTTCTGCTTAAGAAGCTGAGCAcgttacaaaaataaaaacgtaCTCCTTTCTCGCTCGACTATGAATTAAAACGTTTGCTAAAAGTAAAATCCACCACACAAAGAAAACATGGAAAATAAAAGCATCATCTCATTTAAAATATGTTATAACAATGCAGAAAGTCAATGTACTTAATTCAGTGAATGCAGAATTATTTAGGATATTTTAGTACTTGGGATAATGCTCTGAAAATTAAGAACAAGGCACACATAAGTCCTAGTTTTTGCTGAAAGGGCAACCTCAGTCACGGATGCCAGAATTGTTAATCACTGTGCTGACATcacggcaggcaggcaggaggtCATGCAGAAACACCCCCCACAGCCAGGATGAGCACCTCCCATCCCATAGTGTCAAACTCAGAGACCTGCTTTTGAGTTGGCAGCAGTTTATTTGTGGTCATCATGCACAGTTAGCAAAAAACCACCTATCACTGAGTATAGCTAGACATCGCTGACTAAACTGCAGGAATTGACCTGTGTTCTGTTCAGATTTCTGCCCTTTTTGTGGATCCAGGCACATATTTTgtgtacacaaacacataccCAAAAAAGCTAGGAAGAAAAAACCTGAAATGCAGCCTTTTTCGTTCACATAGTCAGAAGAGAAATAGCGCTGTTAAatgtaaagtattttaaaaGGCAAGTCTCTGCAAGTGGAAGACTCAAACATACATTCACATTGCATTTCACAAGTTAATCAGGTAAAAATTTGGTACTGCTTCATTTAAGGAACAATAATCTAAACTGGAATTTTTAACTGCAAACATGCAAAACAATTAATATTCCAGATTGTTCTTTTATGGAATTTATATTACATTCTTCTTTCCTTTAGCATGTATCATTGGTAAGACGTACAGTAAGAATAAGGCTACTAGGCACTAAACACCAGGGATAATCTGCTTCTGCTTTCTGaaattttacatttacaatGTCACAAGATGTACAGAAACTGCCTTAATGCATTTTCTGGTCATTTTATGGAGCTGGcagtaattaaaaacaaaacaatgaaaACAGATGACAATTCCATAGGAATTTTAGCCGCACTGCCATCCCACCCTCCGTCAACATGCAGGAGCTTCCAGAGGGTCCAGGTGATGGTGGATGGAGCCACGTCTCATGGCTGCTTCTCTGAGAACTTCTGTAGAATGTCCCTCAGCACCTCCTGCCCCTGggcccaggacagcacctcttCGACAAGCATGTTGAGGGGAGCGCAGGCTGCCTCTTTCCTCaggctggtcatgtgacacacagCCACTGCCCCAAACGCACCTCCCAGAAGCATCACCACCAGCTTCAGGATCACACCCAGGATGGAGCGCTTGGTTTTTGGGACTGACTTTACTGCCACTGGCTGATCTAGAGGGATCATTAAATAGAGAAAAAGTGTGAAAACAAGATGAGACACTGTCCTGCCTTTCCCCTTCTCCATTTTGGGAAGGCTGGGCTAGAAATAGGCTTCTGCCTTCTGTAATTTTGCTGTGGAAGGTAACTGAAGAAACTTCAGGGATAACAGAACTGAAAATGACCGATATTCATGTTCTTGAATGTAGCCACAAAATGAGAACAAAAGCACAAAACCATCCCTCCAGATAAAGTTCAGGAAAAAGGCACAGAATATCTTGCAAATCTGTTAAAGGGATTTGTAAGAGGAATATCTAGCATTTCCGCAACCCACATGCATTTGCTTGGGCTTTTGGTGCTCGTTGGGTGCCGAATGTAGTCCTTTTGAGGACCACTAATAAAGAGCATGTTTCCCCGACAAGCGAGTCTTTtttttgtgggcagtggtggcttaatggttagggacgtgtaattgaaagattgctgttcaaatccccaaccagcaaggcaccacagaTACCCTCAACAACGTACAGTAccccgggcactgaattagctgcccattgctatgtcacatataggttaaatgcagagagcaCATTTCGTTGTgcgctgtgtgctgtggtgtgtcaacaatgacaatcactaaattctaaagtGTTTGTCAAATACAGAAAATACTGTCAAAAAATTAAAACCTGATGTAATGCTACGACTGCTACACGCCCAAACATGGATAGTGTCGTTCTAAAACTGTCCAGTTACTGCACAACGCTTGAGTCACCATAATCTGGAAGAGCAGCCTACTTGATTCCAGAGTCTAAAACCTTACGGAGGAATTACGGGTGAATGAACCCCCTCTGACTCACCCTGTCTTGGTTTTTCACGTTTCTGTTCTTTCCGCTTTTCCTGGGCTGCCTGGGCGGCTCTCTGGGCATCAAACTCTCTCCTTTTCCTCTCTTTCTCCTCCGCTTTTTCTCGCTTGCGTGCCTCCTTCTCCTTCGCCTCTCTGGCCCTTTGTTGGGCCTCCTTTTTCTTTTCCCTCTCTGGAGGAATACagcgagtgtttttttttttacagtagcaTTCTGCAGCTGAAGTGGGGTTATATCCAAATCACTTACCACCAAAACATCGACGTATATCTACTGTACGTTACGATGCATTTACATAAAGGATTGTAGCAGAGAGTTTCCCCATTCACTTCATAGGTATGGCCAACCCGACAAAGATGGGGGATATGAGGACAGAAGTGCCCACCTCTCTCCTTGTGCAGACGCCGCTCCCGCTCCTTGTCTGCCTCCTCTTGCAGGGCCTTCATGTGCTGGAGAACCTGAAGAACAGCAGActccaaataaaaaaataaaagggcCAAACCCTAATCGCACACTAAGCTTTGGCCCATTTGCTTTGCCCAGGAGTATACAGCCATGATCTAATCGCCACTTTTGCCACAGACTGTGAATCAAACTAGCCCTTTTATACAGTCATGACCACCTTTTACTTGCATAGTTCCCCCACCAAGCTCCACCTATCTGTGTATCTGACATTTTACCACTAATtcagaagaaaaagaaataatGTAACCATACACGACCTTTTCCATTTCTAAAAACGGGGCCATTATTGCCATGTAAATCTACAGAAAAGTATGCATGAATACAAACTCTCAGCTTTTGCTATGGTGTTATTTTAATGTGCTACTGCGAGCCCGGTAATTCATCTTTGGAGAGGCTGTGTATATTAAAGTGTGTAAACTGCAGTGAGGTGGGGAAATGATTATGCATAATTAAAAAGTACAGAATAAGGAGAAATTCTGCACtgattaaacagaaaaaaacttcCTCCTGCACTACAATTATCAGAGTGCAAGAATGTTGTTTTGCAAAGTTAATTAATATtgagagattgagagatgacCAGAAATATAtgcagcagctgaagtctcTTCACCCCTGTCACCAAGTGGTGT
The sequence above is a segment of the Brienomyrus brachyistius isolate T26 chromosome 5, BBRACH_0.4, whole genome shotgun sequence genome. Coding sequences within it:
- the lrrc59 gene encoding leucine-rich repeat-containing protein 59 translates to MSKNKVLNLRDKINDNEVDLSLSNLTEVPVKELAAFPKATVLDLSCNNLTSLPPEFCSLTYLVKIDLSKNQIVGLPVDLGRLVALQHLDLYNNKLTSLPLSFSQLRNLKWLDLKDNPLEPTLAKVAGDCLDEKQCKQCATRVLQHMKALQEEADKERERRLHKEREREKKKEAQQRAREAKEKEARKREKAEEKERKRREFDAQRAAQAAQEKRKEQKREKPRQDQPVAVKSVPKTKRSILGVILKLVVMLLGGAFGAVAVCHMTSLRKEAACAPLNMLVEEVLSWAQGQEVLRDILQKFSEKQP
- the nat9 gene encoding N-acetyltransferase 9 → MRINENTLLEGKQVVLVPYNADHVPRYHQWMCSSELQKLTASEPLTLEQEYDMQRSWREDDDKCTFIILDKQRWADPSFQEQECMVGDVNIFLIDPNEASVAELEIMIAEPNYRGKGLGKEVTHMMMCYGVTKLGIRKFEVKIGLDNKVSIAMFKKFNFHEISVSEVFQEVTLELAVDEALKDRLMEDMSFLQEREYHKAQESRHIASQPVT